In the Clostridium cellulovorans 743B genome, ACAACAGGTGGCCTAACTACAACACCATACTTAAGAGTTATTGCTTCATTTGCAGCTATTATCGAACTTACTAAGCTATCTCCTCCGTTGATTGAAACTACTTCTTTTATATCAACAAATCCTTTCATTTTCTCACCTCCTTTCTATATTTATGCAAGCATTATCTCTTTGAATTCTCGTGCAAGCTCCTTAGCACATTGTTTATGTTTTTCTTGCGCCTTCTTTAAGACTTCCTTAGCTTCTTCAATTCTTCCTAATTGGAATAGAACTATTATATAGTCGTGATATGGATCTACATAGCCTTCTGGAGATAACTCTGAAGCTTTCTTTAGGTTTTCAATACCTTCCTCTATTCTTTCAAGCTTACAAAGTGCTAACCCTAATCCTTTTAATCCATAAACGTGATTTGAGTCTTTATTTAAAATTTTGTCATTTAATTCAACACATAGTTTATAATTTCCAGTCATGTATGCAGCTAGAGCATAATCGCTTAATAATTTCTCACTTTCATCTTTACTTATAAGTCTTTCACAAGCATGTAACACCATCTCAAAATTAGATTCCTTTAAATATTCTTCTGCTTGAGCCTTTAGGGTATCTATATTATCTGATAACTTTTTCATCTCACATGCTACTGCATAATTATATGAACAGTGGGTATTTTCTGCATACATATCTCCACCAATAGATATACGGGTGTTTGAGCATCCTCCATGACAATAGTCTCCATAAGTACAAGTTTTACAGACACCACTTAACTTATCTCTAGACATCTCTCTATTCCATGCAAAGTTACTTTCTTTTTCCCAAATATCTTTTAAAGAAGTTTCACGGATATTTCCTTCTATATATTTTTGTTCACGAATTGAAGTACAGCCTACGATATCACCATTATGCAAAATACCAAATGATGTCTTTCCAGCTCCACAGCCTGTCCAAAAAGCATTCTCATTACCAGCTCTTTTTTGTCTAACCTTTATTTCTTTTATATTGAAATATCCTAAACAATCTGCTAAGTCTACAGCAATTCTATCTTCTAGCATTGTTTCAT is a window encoding:
- a CDS encoding radical SAM/SPASM domain-containing protein, whose product is MINQPITSVWEITMGCNMRCKHCGSICENPLPDELTTEEALDLCRQLGELGMQYITLSGGEPTTRKDWHLIAKELTKNGVIPNIITNGWLVTEEIAKLAAEAGVGTVAISLDGLEEHHDYMRKPGSFARSSQSLKYLKDAGIATSVITTISTENLLMLGEMKEKFIEMGVSQWQLQIALPMGSFKDRKETTLAPSQIDDVINFAYETMLEDRIAVDLADCLGYFNIKEIKVRQKRAGNENAFWTGCGAGKTSFGILHNGDIVGCTSIREQKYIEGNIRETSLKDIWEKESNFAWNREMSRDKLSGVCKTCTYGDYCHGGCSNTRISIGGDMYAENTHCSYNYAVACEMKKLSDNIDTLKAQAEEYLKESNFEMVLHACERLISKDESEKLLSDYALAAYMTGNYKLCVELNDKILNKDSNHVYGLKGLGLALCKLERIEEGIENLKKASELSPEGYVDPYHDYIIVLFQLGRIEEAKEVLKKAQEKHKQCAKELAREFKEIMLA